The following proteins are co-located in the Megalobrama amblycephala isolate DHTTF-2021 linkage group LG12, ASM1881202v1, whole genome shotgun sequence genome:
- the tspan36 gene encoding tetraspanin 36, translating into MDCGIITSKSVLLLLSLIFWGAGVALAYVGSYVIKSYNSFEDFVSDKYSIIPAAIIIGVAVVMFVIGTVGCCATLRESKVGLGFFLIIIMIVFAAEVTAFVFGFIYRGRIKGDLEKTMKDVFQKYDGLNSETHAVDILQTQLECCGVNNFTDWTASPWFVQHNNSVPHSCCKANATQCTGQLTQPDLLNTQGCEAKLEQMLQDVLSYAMLVILGFAIIKFFGMLSICVITCRSKKNDYQPLYA; encoded by the exons ATGGATTGCGGAATTATAACATCCAAAAGCGTTCTTTTGCTTCTCAGTTTAATATTTTGG ggtGCTGGAGTGGCCCTTGCATATGTTGGTTCTTATGTGATAAAGAGCTACAACAGCTTTGAAGACTTTGTCTCTGATAAGTACAGCATCATCCCAGCAGCCATTATAATCGGCGTGGCTGTGGTCATGTTTGTCATCGGGACCGTTGGCTGCTGTGCAACTCTGAGGGAGTCCAAAGTCGGTTTAGGCTTT tttctTATCATCATCATGATAGTCTTCGCAGCCGAGGTGACCGCTTTTGTGTTTGGCTTCATCTACAGGGGCAGA ATTAAGGGTGACCTAGAAAAGACAATGAAAGACGTCTTCCAAAAGTATGATGGTCTGAACTCTGAAACCCATGCAGTGGATATCTTGCAAACTCAA CTGGAGTGCTGTGGGGTGAATAacttcacagactggactgcaTCACCATGGTTTGTCCAGCATAACAACTCTGTGCCACATTCCTGCTGTAAAGCAAATGCTACACAATGCACTGGTCAACTCACCCAACCAGATCTTCTGAACACACAG GGATGTGAAGCTAAACTGGAGCAGATGCTTCAGGATGTGCTTAGTTATGCAATGTTGGTCATCCTGGGATTTGCCATCATAAAG ttttttggGATGCTCAGCATTTGTGTCATCACCTGCAGAAGCAAGAAGAATGACTATCAGCCTCTGTATGCGTGA